TTCTAAAGCGGATGTATCGGTGAAACCTTTATATGATGTGAGTAAAAAAGACGGAGAAGCCGCTACATTTTTAGATAATCAAGAGACAGAAAGATTTGCTCGTATTGCAAAAGAGAATATGAATTATCCGCCATCTCGTTTGAAACTAGCTCTTACATATTTATTAACATCACCAGGTATTCCGAATTTTTATTACGGAACTGAAATTGCATTAGATGGAGGAGCAACGCCAGATAATAGACGGTTAATGGATTTCAAATCAGATGAAAAGTTTATGCAACACATAACGAAACTCGGTGAGCTTAGACAAGCGAGACCATCATTACGCCGTGGTACGTTTGAGCTTCTATACGATAAAGATGGAATGAGTGTACTAAAGAGAAAGTATAAAGATGAAGTGACAGTAGTAGCGATTAATAATACGAAAGAAACACAAAAAGTTGCTTTACCTGTAATTGCAATTGGCGAAAAACAAGAGTTAAGAGGATTGTTAGAAGATGAAATTATAAGAGAAGAAAACGGGGATTTTTATCTTGTTTTAAAGCGTGAAGAATCAAATGTATATAAAGTTAACGGGGAAACAGGTGTGAATTGGTTGTTTATCTCCTTAATAGTCGGTGTGAATGTATTATTTATTGCGTTTTTAATTGTGGTGAAAAAGAGACGGAAATGAGTAACGTTTTTTTAGTAGTTCTTCTTCAGTTTAAGGTGGTGGGGTATTTGCGGAAAAAGAAGTGGTTCGCTCTATGTTTATGTGTTTTTATCGTATTTGTAAGTTTTTATTTTTGGGACAACCGTGATGATGGGGAATTTGTTCCGTGGGGCGATAGTGTTCATTCTGTTGATACGGCAGTTCTGAAGAGAAACGATATAAAATACAAAATCGAAAATGATAAAGTATACATTCCTAAAAATCATTTGATAAAGCAATATGGTGTTGCTCTTAATAAATGCGAAATCTTGGTGGGACAGACTAAGGAGAAAACTTTCTCCCTAGTCTGTTTTTCTGTGAAGTAAGACTCTCATCTCGAAATGCAGCTGAGCAAAGAAGTAAAAAAAAAATCGATAGAAGCAACAATAATTGAAAATATACTAATTTTACATTACATTAAAGGATGAAAAGTATTTTGTTACTCATTGCGGGCTATATTTGAGGAGGAAAAATGGAATTTTACGATTTGGGTATTACCATTAAAGAACTTAGAATGAAAAAGAATATATCACAATCTGAATTGTGTCATGGAATATGTTCACAAAGTCAAATTAGCAAAATAGAAAAAGGTATGATTTATCCATCTAGCATATTGTTATATCAATTATCTGAAAGACTTGGTATTGATCCAAATCATATTTTCGCACTAACTCAAAACAAAAAACTAAAATATGTAGAAAATGTAAAATGTGTAATGAGAGATTGTACAAAACAAAAACAATATAATGAACTTTATGAAATAGTGAAACAAGAGAAAACCGAAAATAATTTCCAGTTAAAAGAAGATAAACAATTTCTAATATGGCATGAAGCAATTGCTATATTTTATGTGAATAAATCAATAAAAACTGCTTTAAATCTTTTAAATAGTGCACTAAAACTAACTGTAACGAATGGTGATTTTTTATCAGAAAGAGAAATAGATATTATGCAGTCGATGGCTATATTTCATTGGGCAAATAAAGAATATGAAAAGAGTATTACTATATTAAGAAGATGTTTAACTAATTTTAATAAGTTAGATTTCCCTAGAGATAAAGAGGTTAAATTAAAAATCATTTTTAATTTAGGGAAAATGTTAGGTCATGCAAATCAACATGAAGAGGCAATAAAATACAATGATATGGGTATTAAATTAGCTATTAATCTAAATACTCTATATTTATTAGGTGAATTATACTATGGGAAAGCTTGGAACATGCTAAAGCTGAAACAATGTAATGAAGAGGATGTAGCTGATAATATGAAAAAAGCATTATTTATCTTTGAACTAACAGAAAAAGAAGATCTGATAAAAATAGTTAAAGAAAAATATTTTGAAAATCAAAATAAAAAAATCACTCATAATTTCCAATGAATATTTTATTATTTTCTTTAAAAAAAGGCACCTTATGGTGTCTTTTTTATGACTTATATCATCAATTATTACAGTTCATAGGTTTCTTATACCAAGCTTTGTTGATGTATTTACACTTTGCAGGTGTCGAAGTTTTAGGCGTATCCCTGGGTGTAGTTATA
This Bacillus paramycoides DNA region includes the following protein-coding sequences:
- a CDS encoding alpha-amylase family glycosyl hydrolase, coding for MRVGKIHTRKLFIVFCLAVVLFVPIHTFADEKREWRDEVIYSIMIDRFNNGEPKNDKQLEVGNLEGYQGGDIRGIIKRLDYIKEMGFTAVMLSPLFESGKYDGLEVRNFQKVNEHFGTENDVKELVQAAHAKGMKVVLQFPFGESEQQVIDAMKWWIEEVDLDASYVIHSEKKSDAFWNDVQKDMQMIKKDFRIMIKEDSKYNEKIVDAFSKADVSVKPLYDVSKKDGEAATFLDNQETERFARIAKENMNYPPSRLKLALTYLLTSPGIPNFYYGTEIALDGGATPDNRRLMDFKSDEKFMQHITKLGELRQARPSLRRGTFELLYDKDGMSVLKRKYKDEVTVVAINNTKETQKVALPVIAIGEKQELRGLLEDEIIREENGDFYLVLKREESNVYKVNGETGVNWLFISLIVGVNVLFIAFLIVVKKRRK
- a CDS encoding helix-turn-helix domain-containing protein, which gives rise to MEFYDLGITIKELRMKKNISQSELCHGICSQSQISKIEKGMIYPSSILLYQLSERLGIDPNHIFALTQNKKLKYVENVKCVMRDCTKQKQYNELYEIVKQEKTENNFQLKEDKQFLIWHEAIAIFYVNKSIKTALNLLNSALKLTVTNGDFLSEREIDIMQSMAIFHWANKEYEKSITILRRCLTNFNKLDFPRDKEVKLKIIFNLGKMLGHANQHEEAIKYNDMGIKLAINLNTLYLLGELYYGKAWNMLKLKQCNEEDVADNMKKALFIFELTEKEDLIKIVKEKYFENQNKKITHNFQ